One Setaria viridis chromosome 3, Setaria_viridis_v4.0, whole genome shotgun sequence DNA window includes the following coding sequences:
- the LOC117849584 gene encoding uncharacterized protein gives MAIVRTGPGVRLPRLDGGGEGSPEATEDEEEESRATPSQESGADGFTGGEEEEENGGGGEEPEEVEEELGGDDELELEEEGGDSGMGSDELEVTELGEPGAEMCQVGDQSFAVPLELYDLASLRDVLSLDAWNTLLSEDERLSLAALLPDMDLETFSRTLVELLGGQNFHFGSPLAALFERLKGGLCDPRINLYRRGTRFAERRKHYYWLQSYHNSMVRGLREIKDCWKGREGYSLDERLRMLDTLKAQQQQRKALASARQAASETDSESRESGEKVLNQLKLDKIGQKKSGKLVKERSKGLLRVCMPKGVDEEYGGGSGRHSAMSLAELSHRDNAYGYDSSGHRGKLHRSIDGLYSEELGYEQDSSRTRLPRLLPKPVKKKELTMSYDGNLYGNNYHDDNTASPYYYGRNPSANQGVTLAAAYDPPYFETRRNARYSERDWVQGGKGAQGKALTGDEMHWTAGTHTGHLDDWQKGKLAGDYRSRKDQAGHGLKVKSYKSIEQQANDTRVGSDPRSKISQVKMAGKPSSQFDRIGQKHSRGNAVYSQSEETESDSSEQFEGGGDVHFLERKPEHHHSGFHRPAHGAKKSKKLAKVVKTSYPTADADLEPSRSNGFKGKVSETGYLRDVDVKMTEQISDVMKPPSASGERKRKGMANLETHVHDNSEVHEINENANDPFRLTESERLASRSDRAVQDSNGDFGGTERVSGSSGSKKTKGRVEVPSQDEQSEHVPSGSKMTENIGGSKKKSKKKPESTTDAVTVAEPAADVPENNVVAVEPEKLEKPEKIEKPKKKYVPISPTIHTGFSFSVVHLLTAVKKAMVSPAEDTPAVAKQPDGEEGKKWFNNEENSKTPQEQNTTEQTQQVLEGADASAAEQAAQSNSPALTVQEIVNRIRSNPGDPRILETQEPLQDLVRGVLKVLSSRTAPLGAKGWKALVAYEKANKSWFWVGPIPYVSSYDDPDEETSAEAWCIPHKMLVKLVDAFSNWLKSGQETLKQIGSLPPPPPPNPANLDLKERFKELRAQKSLNTISPSSDEARAYFQREEFLRYSIPDRAFCYTAADGEKSIVAPLRRGGGKPTAKARGHPMLLPDRPPHVTILCLVRDAASRLPARTGTRADVCTLLRDSQYLNHEEANKEAAINQVVSGALDRLHYERDPCVLYDNDKKLWTYLHRGREEEDFEDDGTSSTKKWKRPRKDPSDPAEPGAANDDFDDDGTGTPSANNAKKQKTDHGDPSVSGEANDEGDHATQNPSFGGMEGDPDLNAVPSTKNHEESGGDVYVDARPNDGGSDSVDAKPGSRADDNPEQNKINTALPENTSSMDALHE, from the coding sequence ATGGCGATCGTGAGGACTGGACCCGGCGTCCGGCTCCCGAGGCttgacggcggcggggagggctcGCCGGAGGCcacggaggacgaggaggaggagtcgcGGGCCACGCCGTCGCAGGAGTCCGGAGCCGACGGCttcaccggcggcgaggaggaggaggagaacggcggcggaggtgaggagccagaggaggtggaggaggagttaggcggcgacgacgagctggagctggaggaggaggggggggaCTCTGGGATGGGGTCCGACGAATTGGAGGTCACGGAGCTCGGGGAGCCTGGCGCCGAGATGTGTCAGGTCGGGGACCAGAGCTTCGCAGTGCCGCTGGAGCTCTACGACCTCGCCAGCCTCCGCGACGTGCTCTCGCTCGACGCCTGGAACACCCTCCTCAGCGAGGACGAGCGGCTCAGCCTCGCCGCCTTGCTGCCCGACATGGACCTGGAGACCTTTTCCCGCACCCTCGTCGAGCTCCTCGGGGGGCAGAACTTCCACTTCGGGAGCCCCCTCGCCGCCCTCTTCGAGCGGCTCAAAGGGGGGCTCTGCGACCCCAGGATCAACCTTTACCGCCGAGGCACCCGCTTCGCGGAGCGGCGCAAGCATTACTACTGGCTGCAGAGTTACCACAACTCAATGGTGCGGGGCCTCCGGGAGATCAAGGATTGCTGGAAGGGCCGTGAGGGGTACAGCCTTGATGAGAGGCTGAGGATGTTGGACACTTTgaaggcgcagcagcagcagagaaaAGCTCTGGCTTCGGCTCGGCAGGCTGCGTCAGAGACTGATTCGGAGAGCAGGGAGTCTGGGGAAAAGGTCTTAAATCAGCTGAAGCTAGATAAGATTGGACAGAAGAAGTCAGGGAAGTTAGTGAAGGAGAGATCTAAGGGTTTGCTGCGGGTGTGTATGCCGAAAGGAGTGGATGAAGAGTATGGGGGTGGATCTGGCCGTCATTCTGCAATGTCACTCGCTGAGCTTTCTCATCGAGATAATGCGTATGGATATGATTCGAGCGGGCATAGAGGGAAGCTTCACAGGAGCATTGACGGACTTTACTCGGAGGAGCTAGGGTATGAACAGGATTCGTCAAGAACTCGGCTTCCGAGGCTGCTGCCAAAGCCAGTGAAGAAGAAGGAATTGACTATGAGCTATGATGGCAATCTGTATGGAAACAACTACCATGATGACAATACTGCTTCTCCTTACTACTATGGCAGGAATCCCAGTGCTAATCAGGGAGTCACTCTAGCAGCAGCGTATGATCCTCCATATTTTGAAACCAGAAGGAATGCAAGGTACTCGGAGAGAGACTGGGTGCAAGGTGGAAAAGGTGCGCAGGGTAAAGCTCTAACAGGTGATGAGATGCACTGGACAGCTGGTACTCACACTGGTCACTTAGATGACTGGCAAAAGGGGAAGTTGGCAGGTGATTACAGGAGCAGGAAAGATCAAGCTGGCCATGGTCTGAAGGTTAAGTCCTATAAAAGCATTGAGCAACAGGCTAACGACACTCGCGTTGGGTCTGACCCTAGAAGCAAGATATCACAGGTGAAGATGGCAGGTAAACCCAGCAGCCAATTTGATAGGATTGGCCAGAAGCATTCCAGGGGCAATGCTGTCTATTCTCAAAGTGAGGAGACAGAATCTGATTCATCAGAACAGTTTGAAGGTGGTGGGGACGTGCATTTTCTCGAACGGAAGCCAGAGCATCACCATTCTGGGTTTCATAGACCAGCACATGGTGCCAAAAAGTCAAAAAAGCTTGCTAAAGTGGTCAAAACGAGTTATCCTACTGCTGATGCAGATTTAGAACCCTCTCGGAGCAATGGATTCAAAGGAAAGGTTTCAGAGACTGGTTATTTACGTGATGTGGATGTGAAGATGACGGAACAGATTAGTGATGTCATGAAACCTCCATCAGCAAGTGGTGAAAGGAAGCGGAAAGGGATGGCAAATTTGGAAACGCATGTTCATGATAACTCTGAAGTGCATGAAATCAATGAAAATGCCAATGATCCATTCAGGTTAACAGAGAGTGAAAGGCTTGCCAGTAGGTCAGATCGTGCAGTCCAAGATTCTAATGGTGATTTTGGTGGTACTGAAAGAGTAAGTGGCAGCTCTGGgtccaaaaaaacaaaaggaagagTTGAAGTTCCTAGCCAGGATGAGCAAAGTGAGCATGTGCCATCTGGTTCAAAGATGACCGAGAACATCGGTGGCTCGAAGAAGAAAAGCAAAAAGAAGCCAGAGAGCACCACAGATGCAGTTACTGTAGCAGAACCCGCTGCTGATGTGCCAGAAAATAATGTTGTAGCAGTAGAGCCTGAGAAGCTGGAGAAGCCTGAGAAGATTGAGAAGCCCAAGAAGAAGTATGTACCGATATCACCAACTATACATACTGGCTTTTCATTCTCCGTTGTACATCTTTTAACTGCCGTAAAGAAGGCTATGGTCTCTCCTGCTGAGGATACTCCAGCAGTAGCGAAGCAGCCTGATGGAgaggaaggcaaaaaatggttcAACAATGAAGAGAACAGCAAAACACCTCAAGAACAAAATACGACAGAACAAACTCAGCAGGTTCTTGAGGGTGCAGATGCCAGTGCTGCAGAGCAGGCTGCACAGAGCAATTCACCGGCACTGACTGTTCAAGAGATTGTCAATCGAATTAGATCAAATCCTGGAGATCCTAGGATACTTGAAACTCAGGAGCCCCTCCAGGATTTAGTTCGAGGAGTATTGAAGGTACTATCATCTAGAACAGCTCCTCTAGGAGCAAAGGGCTGGAAAGCACTAGTTGCCTATGAAAAGGCAAACAAAAGTTGGTTTTGGGTTGGTCCAATACCTTATGTTTCATCATATGATGATCCTGATGAAGAAACTTCTGCGGAAGCATGGTGTATACCACACAAGATGCTTGTGAAGTTGGTTGATGCATTTTCTAATTGGCTGAAAAGTGGTCAGGAAACCCTTAAGCAGATAGGATCCcttccaccacctccaccaccaaatCCTGCAAACTTGGATTTGAAGGAAAGATTCAAGGAGCTTAGAGCCCAGAAAAGTCTGAACACAATAAGCCCAAGCTCAGATGAAGCAAGGGCATATTTCCAGCGTGAGGAATTTTTGAGGTACTCAATACCTGATAGAGCCTTTTGCTATACTGCTGCTGACGGGGAGAAGTCTATAGTTGCTCCCTTGAGAAGAGGTGGTGGAAAGCCCACTGCGAAAGCTAGGGGTCACCCCATGCTCTTACCTGATCGTCCGCCACATGTTACTATCCTCTGTCTTGTAAGAGATGCTGCTTCTAGGTTGCCTGCAAGAACTGGAACTAGAGCTGATGTCTGCACACTGCTCAGAGATTCACAATACCTGAACCATGAAGAAGCCAATAAAGAGGCTGCTATTAATCAAGTTGTCAGCGGTGCTCTTGATCGCTTGCACTATGAACGTGACCCTTGTGTACTGTATGATAATGACAAAAAATTGTGGACCTATCTACACAGGGGTAGGGAGGAGGAAGATTTTGAGGATGATGGCACGTCATCTACGAAAAAATGGAAGAGACCGAGGAAAGATCCCTCTGATCCTGCAGAGCCAGGTGCAGCAAACGATGATTTTGATGATGATGGCACTGGGACCCCTTCGGCGAACAATGCAAAAAAGCAAAAGACAGACCATGGAGATCCTTCAGTATCAGGAGAAGCTAACGATGAGGGAGATCATGCAACTCAGAATCCatcttttggtggcatggaggGTGATCCTGATCTTAATGCTGTTCCATCAACAAAAAATCATGAAGAATCTGGTGGAGATGTTTACGTTGATGCAAGGCCAAATGATGGTGGCTCAGATTCAGTAGATGCAAAACCAGGCAGCAGGGCTGATGACAATCCAGAACAGAATAAAATCAACACAGCACTCCCTGAGAACACCAGCAGCATGGATGCTCTCCATGAATAA
- the LOC117849585 gene encoding kinesin-like protein KIN-5A, producing MEKRNCPPSPSPRSTEKSGRELRSGEANGGANTNTIPKGDKEKGVNVQVILRCRPLSDEETKSNTPVVISCNERRREVAATQIIANKQIDRTFAFDKVFGPSSRQKDLFEQSISPIVNEVLEGYNCTIFAYGQTGTGKTYTMEGGGTRKVKNGELPTDAGVIPRAVRQIFDILEAQCAEYSMKVTFLELYNEEITDLLAAEEPKFPVPEDKTKKPIALMEDGKGFVFVRGLEEEVVYSAGEIYKILDKGSAKRRTAETLLNKQSSRSHSIFSITIHIKELTHEGEEMIKIGKLNLVDLAGSENISRSGARDGRAREAGEINKSLLTLGRVINALVEHSGHVPYRDSKLTRLLRDSLGGKTKTCIIATISPSVYCLEETLSTLDYAHRAKNIKNKPEVNQRMMKSAMIKDLYYEIDRLKQEVFAAREKNGIYIPRERYLQEEAEKKAMTEKIERLGADLEARDKQLVELKDLYDAEQLLSAELGEKLEKTQKDLEDTKSALHDLEEKYNEAKSTIKEKEYVIFNLLKSEKSLVDCAYNLREELENAAADVSGLFSKIERKDMIEDGNRSLVQRFRSQLTHQLDALHNTVSNSVMQQEDHLKEMEHDMQSFVSSKDEAAQGLRESVQKLRVLHGSGITALDGLAGEIDMNSRTTFERLNSQVQSHTSALEKCFGGIALEADNLLNEIQCSLAKQEERLAHFANKQREGHLRAVEASRSISKITSGFFHSLDVHASKLTSILEDTQSVQDQQLLDLEKKFEECAANEEKQLLEKVAEMLASSNARKKQLVQTAVGSLRESAVNRTSHLQKEISTAQDFTSSVREKWGFYMEETEKNYIEDTTAVDRGRSCLAEVLVECKVKTTMGAQQWKNAEDSLFSLGKGNVESVDSIVRTGTEANQLLRSKLSSAVSSTLEDIDVANKALLSSIDSSLKLDHDACANIGAILTPCHGEMRELKGEHHHKVVEISENAGKCLEEEYLVDEPSCSTPRRRQIDLPSVESIEELRTPDYDELLKSFRESRGTWKQANGDTRHLPEATLEPLVGRN from the exons ATGGAGAAGAGGAATTGCCCTCCATCGCCATCACCAAGGTCGACTGAGAAGTCTGGAAGAGAATTGAGATCCGGGGAGGCCAATGGCGGTGCAAATACAAATACCATCCCAAAAGGTGATAAGGAGAAGGGTGTCAATGTGCAAGTCATCCTTAGATGCAG GCCCTTGAGTGATGAAGAGACCAAATCAAATACTCCAGTGGTGATTTCGTGCAATGAGCGCCGTCGAGAGGTTGCTGCCACTCAAATTATCGCCAATAAGCAGATTGATCGAACATTTGCCTTTGATAAG GTCTTTGGCCCATCATCGAGGCAGAAAGATTTATTTGAACAATCAATATCACCAATAGTAAATGAGGTCCTTGAGGGCTATAACTGCACTATTTTTGCTTATGGACAAACTGGTACTGGGAAAACATACACAATGGAGGGAGGGGGAACAAGAAAAGTCAAG AATGGTGAACTTCCGACTGATGCTGGAGTTATCCCAAGGGCTGTAAGGCAAATTTTTGACATTCTTGAGGCTCAGTGCGCAGAGTACAGCATGAAAGTCACCTTTCTTGAGCTTTACAATGAAGAAATCACTGATTTGTTGGCAGCTGAGGAACCGAAATTCCCTGTTCCTGAGGACAAGACGAAAAAACCTATTGCCCTTATGGAAGATGgcaaggggtttgtttttgtgAGAGGGCTCGAAGAAGAAGTTGTGTACTCTGCTGGAGAAATCTACAAGATTCTAGACAAGGGTTCTGCAAAGAGGCGCACTGCAGAGACATTGCTGAACAAGCAAAGCAGTAGGTCGCACTCCATATTCTCAATCACAATTCACATTAAGGAATTGACTCATGAGGGTGAGGAGATGATCAAAATTGGGAAGCTTAATCTTGTCGATCTAGCTGGTTCAGAAAATATATCACGCTCAGGTGCTAGAGAT GGTAGAGCGAGAGAGGCTGGAGAAATCAACAAGAGTTTGCTCACGCTTGGTCGTGTTATTAATGCTCTAGTTGAGCACTCTGGACATGTCCCATACAG AGATAGTAAACTGACAAGATTACTGAGAGATTCATTGGGAGGGAAAACAAAGACTTGCATTATTGCTACAATATCACCTTCAGTATATTGCTTAGAAGAGACACTGAGCACACTTGATTATGCACACCGTGCAAAAAATATCAAGAACAAACCTGAG GTAAACCAAAGGATGATGAAGTCTGCTATGATAAAGGACTTGTACTATGAAATTGACCGTCTCAAACAAG AGGTATTTGCTGCAAGAGAGAAGAATGGTATATACATTCCAAGAGAGCGCTACCTCCAAGAGGAAGCTGAGAAAAAG GCCATGACAGAGAAAATTGAACGACTGGGAGCTGATTTAGAAGCTAGGGATAAG CAACTGGTTGAACTAAAAGATCTTTATGATGCTGAACAACTTTTAAGTGCAGAATTGGGAGAAAAACTTGAAAAGACTCAG AAAGACCTGGAGGACACCAAGAGTGCTCTGCATGACCTAGAAGAAAAATACAATGAAGCAAAGTCTACTATTAAAGAAAAGGAATATGTCATATTCAATCTTCTAAAATCAG AAAAATCACTTGTAGACTGTGCATATAACCTTCGTGAGGAATTAGAAAATGCAGCAGCAGATGTTTCTGGGTTATTCTCCAAAATAG AGCGTAAAGACATGATAGAAGATGGGAACAGATCGCTCGTACAGAGATTTAGGTCTCAACTGACCCATCAGCTGGATGCCTTGCATAATACCGTCTCCAATTCTGTCATGCAACAGGAGGACCACCTTAAAGAAATGGAACATGATATGCAATCCTTTGTGTCTTCGAAAGATGAG GCAGCACAAGGGCTCAGGGAGAGTGTTCAAAAACTCAGAGTCCTGCATGGTTCAGGTATTACTGCTTTGGATGGTTTAGCTGGAGAAATCGACATGAATTCTCGGACAACATTCGAGAGACTAAATTCACAAGTACAATCACACACATCAGCCCTAGAAAAA TGTTTTGGAGGAATTGCTTTGGAAGCAGATAACTTGTTAAATGAGATCCAGTGCAGCCTAGCGAAACAAGAAGAAAGACTAGCCCATTTTGCAAATAAGCAGAGGGAG GGACACCTGAGAGCTGTGGAAGCATCACGGTCCATCTCTAAGATCACCTCTGGTTTCTTCCACTCGCTAGATGTTCATGCATCTAAACTCACCAGTATTTTGGAGGACACACAAAGTGTGCAAGATCAACAACTTCTTGACCTTGAAAAGAAATTTGAG GAGTGTGCTGCTAATGAAGAAAAGCAACTTCTAGAGAAGGTGGCGGAGATGCTTGCAAGTTCCAACGCACGGAAGAAGCAGCTG GTCCAAACAGCAGTAGGTAGCCTTCGAGAGAGTGCTGTAAACAGGACAAGTCACCTACAGAAAGAAATTTCGACGGCCCAAGACTTCACCTCGTCCGTGCGGGAAAAATGGGGCTTTTACATGGAAGAAACCGAGAAGAATTACATTGAGGATACCACTGCAGTTGACCGTGGAAGGTCTTGCTTGGCTGAAGTGCTCGTAGAATG CAAGGTGAAGACAACCATGGGTGCGCAACAGTGGAAGAATGCAGAGGACTCTCTTTTCAGCCTAGGCAAAGGAAATGTGGAATCTGTAGATTCTATAGTCAG GACTGGAACAGAGGCCAACCAATTGCTGCGTTCCAAATTGTCGTCTGCAGTATCGTCGACTCTTGAAGATATAGATGTTGCAAACAAGGCGCTCCTTTCTTCCATCGACA GCTCATTAAAGCTTGACCATGATGCATGCGCAAACATTGGCGCGATTCTTACCCCATGCCACGGGGAAATGAGGGAGCTGAAGGGGGAACATCACCACAAGGTTGTGGAGATCAGTGAGAACGCCGGGAAATGCCTCGAGGAAGAGTATTTG GTGGATGAGCCGTCGTGTTCGACACCGAGGAGaaggcagatcgacctgccaaGTGTGGAGTCGATAGAGGAGCTGCGGACCCCGGACTACGATGAGCTTCTGAAATCATTCCGGGAGTCGAGGGGTACCTGGAAGCAGGCAAATGGAGACACCAGACATTTGCCAGAGGCAACGCTGGAACCTCTCGTAGGAAGAAATTAG
- the LOC117848133 gene encoding uncharacterized protein — protein sequence MEDYVDKKICIKRHTWKASEDKSLLNILKDQTLNGGKEGTTYTKVAWREILASFNSARVEKLELQQLKNRYKYFRSCYTTMNKLLSYTGFGWDDDDKMIKATKEKWEELIEKNNAVQEYRDKVWPSWIDLQEICATSTAQGSRATSSKGKGASLTNKHTLINLNEEAEVKENESNEKHGEMNSSEVLDDDISDSEQMVINNIAAVSLFRDAFFTRLFKSSRNTLKLSGAERTRQLLEGHPIRFFEQLRVDKHTFYLLKDELCERNLLQDTLRMTVDEQLVMFLHVVGHNPPNEVPLKIRADSKYYPYFKNCLGAIDGTHIEAKIKFDEQTPYRNRHGFPSQNVMAVVSFDMTFTYVVAGWEGKYYLVDSDYANTPKFVAPYRGDRYHIGSFRGSNRHYKGEKDLFNHRHATRNDELFGLYEDTGMEENCELGDEPVRSRSNIREDERVAGERVRGNIAQQLWTNHQQRTAHPSHDD from the exons ATGGAGGACTATGTGGACAAAAAGATTTGCATAAAGAGGCACACATGGAAAGCTAGCGAGGACAAATCCCTCCTCAACATCTTGAAAGATCAAACCCTGAATGGTGGAAAAGAAGGTACCACGTACACAAAGGTAGCATGGCGTGAAATCTTAGCTTCCTTCAATAGTGCTAGAGTTGAGAAACTTGAACTGCAACAATTGAAAAATCGATATAAGTACTTCAGGTCCTGCTATACTACCATGAACAAACTTCTTAGTTACACTGGATTTGGTTGGGATGACGATGACAAAATGATCAAGGCTACCAAGGAAAAATGGGAGGAACTTATTGAG AAAAACAATGCGGTTCAAGAATATCGTGATAAAGTGTGGCCTAGTTGGATAGATCTTCAAGAGATATGTGCAACTTCAACTGCACAAGGGTCTCGTGCTACATCAAGCAAAGGGAAAGGTGCAAGTTTGACAAACAAGCATACACTAATTAATCTTAATGAGGAAGCTGAAGTGAAGGAAAATGAATCCAATGAGAAACAT GGTGAGATGAACTCATCAGAAGTGTTAGATGATGATATTTCTGACTCAGAGCAGATGGTTATTAACAATATCGCTGCTGTGTCATTATTTCGTGATGCGTTCTTCACAAGACTTTTCAAAAGCAGTCGTAACACTTTGAAACTAAGTGGTGCTGAAAGGACAAGGCAACTACTTGAAGGCCATCCTATTAGATTTTTTGAGCAACTACGTGTTGATAAACACACTTTCTACTTGCTAAAGGATGAACTGTGCGAGAGAAATTTACTTCAGGATACACTGAGAATGACAGTGGATGAACAGTTAGTGATGTTCCTCCATGTTGTCGGTCACA ACCCACCCAATGAAGTGCCCCTTAAAATTAGAGCTGATTCAAAATActacccatatttcaag AACTGTCTTGGAGCAATTGATGGCACACATATTGAAGCAAAAATCAAGTTTGATGAGCAAACTCCCTACAGAAATAGGCATGGTTTTCCATCTCAAAATGTTATGGCAGTAGTATCATTTGACATGACATTTACGTATGTAGTTGCTGGTTGGGAAG GTAAATATTATTTAGTGGACTCGGACTATGCAAATACACCAAAATTTGTTGCACCCTATCGTGGTGATCGCTATCACATTGGCTCTTTTCGTGGAAGTAACCGGCACTACAAAGGTGAAAAGGATTTATTCAATCATCGACAC GCTACACGGAATGATGAGTTGTTTGGGCTTTACGAGGATACGGGCATGGAAGAGAATTGTGAACTTGGTGATGAACCAGTAAGAAGTCGATCAAATATACGAGAAGATGAACGGGTTGCTGGTGAGCGTGTCCGTGGAAACATTGCTCAGCAGCTGTGGACTAACCATCAACAACGTACTGCACATCCATCTCATGATGATTAG
- the LOC117847387 gene encoding uncharacterized protein, translating to MALSSPIRISLIVSFFGILAFVFGVIAENKKPAAGTPIQGKDVVICKFPSDPTIAMGSLSLVALVVAAIVGHVAIFFPYSGKSVPRGALFQSTSLTVFFVVAELVSALAIAMLLWATVTEGLHRSNTIHHDMTYQCPTAKTGLFGGAAFLALDAALFWLVCQMLALNARADYLDEDDNKGEYGQVYAAEVDGSKV from the exons ATGGCTCTGTCTTCGCCGATACGGATTTCCCTCATTGTTTCGTTCTTTGGGATTCTGGCGTTCGTGTTTGGCGTCATCGCGGAAAACAAAAAG CCTGCTGCTGGGACTCCTATCCAAGGAAAGGATGTTGTCATCTGCAAGTTTCCAAGTGATCCAACTATTGCAATGGGAAGCCTGTCCCTTGTGGCGCTCGTTGTAGCTGCCATTGTAGGACACGTTGCTATCTTTTTCCCGTACTCGGGCAAGTCAGTACCTCGTGGAGCGCTCTTTCAAAGCACCAGCTTGACTGTGTTCTTCGTTGTTGCAGA GCTTGTCTCGGCCCTGGCTATTGCAATGTTGCTCTGGGCAACTGTTACTGAGGGCCTTCACCGCAGTAACACAATCCACCACGACATGACTTACCAGTGCCCTACTGCAAAGACTGGCCTGTTTGGTGGCGCCGCTTTCCTTGCCCTAGACGCTGCTCTCTTCTGGCTTGTTTGCCAGATGCTGGCCCTCAATGCAAGGGCTGATTACCTGGATGAGGATGACAACAAGGGTGAATATGGCCAGGTTTACGCTGCTGAAGTTGATGGCTCGAAGGTCTGA
- the LOC117847385 gene encoding thylakoid membrane protein TERC, chloroplastic: MASAVAASTATRFLPQLSAPLLRRARVALLPSPLPWRPLAVRVAAASRRPGDGEGGRRGRTRRRRARGAEQEEGVSLSSEKEPVNSTPPRAQTNKGTEPVLESSITGKGSAIRRVTLVILAAVLFGISIALRDGSEKASEYFAGYLLEQSLSVDNLFVFVLVFKYFKVPKEYQNRVLSYGIAGAVVFRAAMIVLGIATIEKFEAVNLLLALILLFTSYKLFAEEEEESDLSDNFIVKTCQKFIPVTDYYDGDRFFTIQDGLGKATPLLLTLAVIELSDIAFAIDSIPAVFGVTRDPLIILSSNIFAISGLRSLYVLISESMAELEYLQPSIGIVLGFIGTKMVFDFFGYHIPTEASLAIVTTCLSGGVILSLRKASKEEGDK; this comes from the exons atggcTTCCGCGGTGGCCGCTTCGACTGCCACGCGGTTCCTCCCGCAGCTATCGGCCCCGTTGCTGCGTCGCGCTCGCGTGGCGCTCCTGCCATCGCCGCTCCCGTGGCGGCCTCTCGCGGTTAGGGTGGCCGCCGCGTCGCGCCGCCCTGGGGAcggggagggcgggcggcgggggaggacgcggaggcggcgcgccaGGGGTGCCGAGCAGGAGGAAGGCGTCTCGCTCAGCTCCG AAAAGGAGCCGGTAAATTCTACTCCACCACGTGCTCAAACTAACAAGGGCACGGAGCCTGTACTGGAGTCCAGCATCACTGGGAAAGGTTCGGCCATTAGAAGGGTTACACTGGTG ATTCTCGCTGCAGTGCTCTTTGGAATTAGCATCGCCTTGAGGGATGGATCTGAAAAGGCATCGGAGTATTTTGCTGG GTATTTATTGGAACAGAGTTTGTCGGTGGACAATCTCTTTGTTTTTGTTCTGGTTTTCAAGTATTTCAAAGTGCCAAAGGAATACCAG AACCGAGTGCTTTCTTATGGTATTGCTGGAGCAGTGGTCTTTCGGGCTGCGATGATCGTCCTTGGAATAGCTACCATTGAG AAATTTGAGGCGGTGAATCTGCTGTTGGCCTTGATCCTACTATTCACTTCTTACAAG CTTtttgctgaagaagaagaagaatctgaTCTATCCGATAACTTCATTGTGAAAACATGCCAAAAGTTCATTCCAGTCACTG ATTATTATGATGGTGATCGGTTTTTCACTATTCAAGATGGCTTAGGGAAA GCCACACCATTACTCTTGACTTTGGCAGTGATTGAGCTGAGTGATATTGCTTTTGCT ATTGACTCAATTCCAGCAGTCTTCGGCGTCACAAGGGATCCACTTATAATACTATCATCAAATATTTTTGCTATTTCTG GTTTGCGGTCACTCTATGTGCTCATTTCTGAAAGCATGGCTGAATTAGAGTATCTACAG CCTTCTATTGGTATCGTTTTGGGCTTCATCGGGACAAAGATGGTCTTTGACTTTTTTG GCTATCATATTCCAACAGAAGCTTCGCTTGCTATCGTTACCACCTGTCTTAGCGGAGGTGTCATATTAAGTCTTAGGAAAGCATCAAAGGAGGAGGGGGACAAGTAG